CCAGTACCTGGTCGGGCAGCTTCTGAAATAATGCTTTCAACTGAGCCGTCTTACGTGCGAGCTGGGTTGTTCGTTGACGGACACGCTCTTCCAGCAGTTCGTTCTCTTTGAGAATCGCAGCTTCATCCTGCTTCCGCTGAGTAATATCCTCAACAATCCCGACCATGCGGGTCACTTGATGCTGTTCGTTGTAGACGGGAAAGGAGCGAGCTTCCAGCCAGCGGAAACTCCCATCCGGGTGCACGACCCGAAACTGGGGAAAATGTGTACTGGAAAAATCACCTTGAATTTTCTGGTTCATACTCTCCATCAGGGATTCCAGATCGTCGGGATGAATCCGTTCGATCCAAATAGTGGGATCGTCGTAGATACTCTGACAGGGCTGTCCCCAGAACTCCTCATATTTCGGGCTGACATAAAATATTTTTCGCAAGTCAGCTGAACTCACCCAGAGCATCTCATGCACATGCTCAGAAATCTGGTGGAATATCTGTCTGCTTTCGCGCAGCGTCTGCTGTTCTTCCAACCGTTCCGTAATATCCACGGCCACGTTGAGAGTCCCAATATTCGTTCCTGACTCATTCTGCAAAATCGAAAAGTGCCAGGCGATCCGTTTTACCGTTCCGTCAACTGTCAACACATCGTTTTCATAATACTCGACGGGTTGAACCGCCCCCTGTTCCATAAACTGGTGAAAAAAAATACGGGCTTCCTCCCGGTTATCAGCGGGTAGAAAATTATCGAACCAGTTCATCCCCAGAATCACTGACTCTTCCGCCTCCAGCAATCGACAGCCATGCGGATTGATCAGCGTGATCTTCTGCTCGGCATCGATCACCAGGATCATCTCCCGCACCAGCCGGAAGTACTGTCCGGCCAGATCGATTTCCTGTTCCCCCCCTGTGACAGTCCTGCTGACTTCATTTACGACAGCCAGCAGCCCGGAAACCGCGCCTGAACCATCTCTCTGACTGCGCCACTTAACCTCTACCGGAATCCTTTTGCCGTCCTGACGACGATGAACCGTCTCCTGACAGTGAGACGAAAGCTGTCCATCAGCTAATTGCTCGAGTAGTTGCCGAGAGGCATCATGATCCTGATGATCCGCAATCAGGTCAGCATAATGCCTGCCTTTGAGTTCGACCTGCGGATACCCATGCAACTCTGCAAAAGTGGTGTTCGCAAACAGGATCATTCCCGACAGGTCGCATTCACAGACGGCACATGGCAGCGCGTCGAGCAGCGAATGATCCCGACCTGTCTGATACGAGGCGCCCCCCACGGGCCCCCTGGTAACAGGTGTTTCTGCAGCATCAATCCTGCGATGCTCCTGCTCCAGTTCTCCGACACGGCGGCGGAGGCGAGTCACTTCATCCAGAAGTTCCGACGTCTTAGCGTGTGACATGTTTCCCTATCATCCTTTCAGGAAAAGCCAGCTCATAAACGCTTGCGTTTTACCAATCCGTTTTTCAATTATTCCGTTGAACACGCGTGAAAGCGCATCCTCAAGCGGACTCTTCTGTATCATCTGTCTCAGGTGGTAACCCGCGGCGCTGGAGCGTCCGTTCGAGTAGCAGGTCATACACGGGACGGCTTCCCAGGGACTGGGCAACAATACTGGCCGTCATGCAGGTCACAATCATCGCAGGCAGTAACTGAAAGCTGGCAGTCATTTCGGCAACCAGTACAATTCCCGTCAGTGGCGCCCGCACGGTCGCAGCAAACAAAGCACCCATCGCAGCGACCGCAAACGCAGCCGCCTGCAATTCAACCTGGGGAATCAGTTGATTCGCCAGTGAACCGAAGCTCGTTCCCAAAAGTGCCCCCAGCGCCAGCATGGGAGCGAAGATTCCCCCCGGCACACCCATGGAATAACTCAGAAAAGTCATCACCGCCCGCACCACCAACAGTGCCATCAGCACTCCGAGCACAGGCGATTCGACAAAGATCTCCTTCACCAGAGCTTCACCACCGCCAACATAATCCGGTGCGCTGACCATCAGAGCCCCGACAACCCCACCCACGGAAGCCGCGATCAACAGCATTGTCTTGGCACTCAAACGATCGGCGGTGTGCAGACATTTCAGCAGCACTGTATTGAAGCCCGCTCCCAGCGCACCAATCAGTGCACCCAGCAACAGGGTCAACACAAAGGTGAGCAGCATATTTTCCGGGGGCACCATTTTGGGCAGCGAAGCCTGCAGCTGCGCCGGTAACTGGGGCAGGGTACCAAACACCTGGTCGTTTATCAGGTTCGCAGTAATACTCGCAATGATCACCGCATGCAGCGCCACGAAGCTGTACTGAAACCGGTGACGCACCTCTTCGATCATAAACAGGATCGCCCCCAGCGGCGCGCTGAACGCCACGCTTAATCCCGCGGTGGCGCCTGCAGCCAGCAGCGTATTCAAAGTATGATTATCCGAACGGGCCCGCTCTGCCACAATCTGACCGATGCAGCCCCCCAGATGAATCGTGGGACCTTCCCGTCCCAGAACCAGCCCCGCGCCCATCGAAAGCACGCCGCCGATAAACTTCACCGGCAACACGCTCCGCCAGCGGAGCATCATCAACTCCCCCATCACGCCTTCGATTTCCTGGATACCACTCCCCGCGGTCTCTGGTGCATACTTGCGGACCAGCACTGCCGACAGGGCAACCATCACGGCCCCCACAACTGCTGCCACAAGTACCGTCAGCAGCGAATAGCCAGAGAGGAATTCCACGATCAGTTGATAGACCTGGATGGACAGCTCGACACAATAATGAAAGGCCGCCCCCAGCGTACCGACGCCCAGTCCAATGATCAGCGCCAGCAGATAAATCCACATCGCTTGCTTGAGCTCCAGGTGCCGGCGCAGCCTGGCTTCCACCTTGTTTACATCCATTCCTCAGGCTTTCGTGAAAATCATTTCTCACTCGATACGCAACAGGGGTAAGATAGCAGTTTTCGAGGACCAATGGTACACCAGCCAGCACTGTTTTAATAGACCCATTCCAGGGGAATCCCCTTCACGAAGACCACGTATCCGATCGTCAGCAGATAACAGGCAACGGCCCCCAGACCCAGCCCCAACCAGGGATGCTTCCCCAGTACGCCTCCGGCTGCAATCAACAACCCCAGCAACAGTCCTAAGCACAACGCGGGAAGGATTTCCAGCCGGATCTGCTCGGCCACAAGTATGATCTGCCACACCGCAGCTGCCAACAGCCCCACCACGAAAATCGTCAGCAGCTTGGAATCAGGCAGCGGGTCCCCGGCCATGGTTCTCATCCGGTACTGGAGGTGTGAGGCGTTAATGAGCAAGCCAGCGGCACCCGTATCTGGTTACTACAACACTCAAGCAGTATAACAGACCGCGCCAACCTGAAGCCGCTTGGATTTGAATCCACCTTTCGATTTGACCTGCGCCCTCAGTCCTCTCTCGCCAGTTTGAAAACGGTTTTGGTCTTCTTTCGTAAAACCGTTTGAATTATTCAAAATAAACATTTCTCGTTGATCAGTTTTTCGTTCGATTTGCGGTTTCATATATGCCCCAGGATGACGTTGGCACAAATGATCGCACGGAAGTTCAACACGCGAATCGAGCAATTCATCGACTCTGATCTGCCAGGCCAACATAAGGACCCGGCCTGATTCCTTTCTGTATTCGTCAACGTCTGCTCTCTGTTGAACACGCTTGAATAGTTAAATTCCGTGTACCAACACGGGCATTTCTCGGCTGTTGCCAAACACATCTTGCAGAGCCACTGTTGAGATGGATGTTCTCGTTTTTCATGTCTGCTTTTCAGGGAAAACTCAAATGACAGTTCAAAAAAGTATCAAGCTACCAGCTCCCGATCGTAAGAAGTTCAAAAAAGGTAGAGAGACCCTCAGCGTGGAAGGGCTGGAAAAAACCGCCGGACAGTTTGATAACAAAGTACCCATCGCCTGGTTCCAGCGAGGAACCCAGGTCAGCCGGGCCGTTGCCCGCATCATCACTCCCTCCGGGCTGGGAACCGGCTGGATCGTCAATGGCGGTTTTGTAATCACCAACAATCACGTCATCTCCAATGCACACACCGCCGAAGATTCGCGGGTGCAATTTCAGTATGAAGATGACATCAACGGAAACCCGCTCGTCCCCCGCGCATTTGACATCGAAGAAATGCTGGTCACCAACGCTGCCCTCGATTATACGATTCTGAAACTGGCTGGAAACGCCGAGCAGGATTATGGCTTTTTCGATATCTCCCAGGCCACACCACCCCAACCGGGTGACATGAACACGCACTTCCCGGTCGTCATCCAGCATCCCGGCGGGCGGAAAAAAGAGTTCAGCGGCTTCGAAAATGAACTCGCCAAACTCAGTGAGACACTGGTCTGGTATACCAGTGATACCGAACCCGGATCATCCGGTTCTCCGGTTCTGGGAGGGATCGACTTCAGCCCGTTTGCCCTGCATCACGCAGGTGGCCCCCAGTTTATCAATGGGGAAACAAAGATCCTCAATGAAGGCATTCTGCTCTCAGCGATTGTGCATGACCTCGTCACAAATCATTCCGATGTCGCGGCTGAAATGGGACTGCAGAGCCATGAAGCCCTGCTGGATGACGCAGCCGTACTCTGGCTCAACCGGGGACGCGTCGCCAGTTATGTCAAAGCGGTCCTGGCTGGAGACGAAGAAGTCAGTGAGGTCGAATTGCAACGCATGAATAATGCCTTTCAATGTCCAGGGGGCACACCCGGGTTCTATGATGACATCCTGACACTGCAGAAATCATTCTCGAACCTCAGCGCCACTTGCGACCAGGAAGTAGTACCCGTGCTCGTCGCCGCCGCTGGGGTTGCCGCCGGTGCGGCAGCCGCTCACTGGGGTCACGTGACGAGTAAAGAAAACATGGCCGCCGCCGGCCCGAATGCTCTCACGACAACAGACTTCACACTCAGCATGGAAGGCTTCCGTATCAGCGGAGGAGGCACCGTCTTTACCCCGGTTGGCAGAGGAGATTTCGGCGTCGGACTTTCTGTGGAAGGATTCAGCTTTAATGGTAGCGGAGGCGTCGGTCTCGCCACACCGGTCGGCACTGTTTCGGGTGGCATTAAAGTACACGTTGAGAATGCCAACTGTATCGAATCGTTGTACCGGGGTGTACACGGCCTGTTCGATGTCGCTGACCCCGATCAGCAGCGATATTTCGCTACCATCCAACCGGAAACAGAAGCCCTGCCGGTTCTTGCAGGTGTCTTCATTGCCGGTGTCGCCGCAGGTGCCAGCGCCTATAAGGCCGGTAAATAAACCGTAGATTGCGTGAAATGAACAGTCCGGATGCTGGGGGTGAGGTTGCCCGCCAGGTCTCTCATCATCCGGACCATGTTTACTGTCGATTCATCCCCGAGTCGGCTGTCATCTGCTCACCAGCTGAGGTAATTAGTAATACCTGAGGGAATACGCACATGCCTTACCTCGACGTTCTTCGCAACGATGAAGCACTCGCCCGGGAAACACTGGGCAAACTCCGTACGGGAAGCCTGCCTGTCAGGCCCGACTTACGGTTCTCGCAGGTTTCAACCTTTGACAAAATCAGCGCGGTGATCACAGACAAGCAAGTCGTCGACCTGGGTGTCATCGAAGGGGGAACGGCTCTGCAGGAATTCATTCGCCCCGCGTTGTTTGTGCAGAATGGGAGCTATCAGGTTCCCCTCTCTGAAATCTGGAAGCAGAAGTTGAGCCAGGCGAAAGAGAACCTTGAGCGGGCGATCGCGTCTACCGGTAGAATTGAAGTCAAAAATCACGACAGTCTCGCCTGGGTCGGAACCGGCTGGCTGGTCGCACCGGAGATCATGGTCACGAACAGGCACGTCGCGGTCGAATTCGCCCGGAAGTCAAACACAGGCTTTCGCTTTCGCAAGAACCGACAGTTAAAGCCGATGAGCGCACACGTGGACTTTCGCGAAGAACACCATTCACCGCTCGAGGAAGAATTCGAACTCGTCGACGTACTCTATATCGAACCGGGAGATGATCCCGACCTGGCATTTTTCCAGGTACAACAGATCAACACCATGGGAGTACACAACCCCGCCACACCACTCCAGCTGGCAGCAGACGTCGCTCCAGGTACCGATGTCGCCGCCATCGGCTACCCGCGGGGAACCAGCGGCGAGCAGAACTGGCCAGCGATTACAGAATTGTTCCAGGGCATCTTTGGCGTCAAACGCATCTCGCCGGGCAAAGTGAAAACGGTGGAAGAGTCTCAGCTCACACACGACTGTTCCACACTCGAAGGCAGCTCCGGATCGCCCGTCGTCAATTTATCGACCGGGGAAGTCGTCGGCATTCATTTTACCGGAACCTATTCGGTCGCCAACTACGCCGTCCCCTCCACTCTCATCGCAGACCGGTTATACCAGCTGCTTTGACAACTTCCAGACAGACACTAATCGCGCACATCGCCTCTTTGAATCAAGAGCAATTCTCAGCGGGTAAGCCCGAATGCAATTCGGGCCAAGCGCAACTCACTCAACCAACCTGGAACAGAGATTCAAAACATCGCCAGGCAACCGATACCATCTCCCCTCAAAGTAACTGCATTGCCTTCTCAATCTTCTGCTGTGTTTCCTGTTTCAGATTCGGTTGCTGTTGAGCCCAGTCCAGCCAGTAATACAATACGGGAGCCAGTTCCGTCCCCTCTTCCGGAATCTTGAAACAGGTAGGCAAAACATGTCGGCACGGCTTTCCCTTACCCTCTGCAAGTTGCAGAATCGTATCGACCATCGCCGGGTGTACCCGCTTCCGGTCACACTGCTCAACGACCAGAATCCATTCTCGAACTTCCGCCACCGGATCGTTTAACAGACACCCACTCATAACCTCAATCGATTCTGCATCACCAACCGCGCTCAAGACTGTGATCCTCTTTCTACGATCGCGCCAGTCAGACAGTTCCTCAATTTTCTGAAACACAGGTGTCTTGTTTTCATCCAGATGCTGACTGCGTTCCGATTCTGTCGCCGTCGGCTCGGAGTTTGAATTGCACCCCGGCACCACAAACAGACATCCCATTAACAACAACATCAAGAATCGCATGCTGCTCCCCAAAAACAACCAGAAAATAATGCACTTGAATTAAGTCTAGTTGATATGTGAAAATACGTCACGCTGTTTTCTATTCCGTCTTATGTGATTCTGTTTCATTGAGTGCGATCAATCTTTCTATGCCATTCATAGCGGATTTGTGCTAGTTTTCATTTTCCATGGCCGACCTCAAAAGCCGACAACTGATCTACCTCAAGGGATTCCTGTTCCTGATGATCCTGCTCATCGCCGGGGGACTGATCCTCTTTGAAACCCGTTCCTGGCAGATCGCGATACTGCTCCTGCTTGTCGTCTGGTCTTCCGCCCGCCTGTATTACTTCATGTTCTACGTCATCGAAAAATACGTCGACCCCGAATATAAATTCGCCGGCATCGGCTCCTTCCTGCAGTACCTGTTTTCTCGTAATAAAAAATTGTAAAGATCCGTTTGAGCATTAAGCTTTGAGGATAATCAAAAGATATGGGAATCCAACCCAGCATCTACCCCATCCAGCACATCGGCACCGGCCTGCTGGCCGTCATGCCCAAGCCTGCGAGTGGCGAATGGATCGAAGACGAATTCGCCAGCATCGCCCGTTGGGGGATTACGCATATCGTCTCCCTGCTGGAAGAGGCAGAAGCCGCGGACGTCGGCCTCGCACAGGAACGCGAACTGGCCGGAAAAAACGGGATGCAGTTCACCTCGTTTCCGATCCCCGACCGCTGCTTGCCTGCAGACAGCGCTGATTTCGTCCGGCTGACAAAATCACTTTACGCAGGTATTCACTCAGGCAGCCAGACCGTCGTGCATTGTCGAGCAGGCATTGGTCGCGCAGGCATGCTGGCTGCCGGCATTCTGATTCAACATGGTCTCTCCGCAGAACAGGCGTTCGAATTCGTCTCCCAACAACGGCGCGTCCCCGTTCCCGATACTCCAGAACAATTTAACTGGATCTGCCAGTTGCAGACACAGATCAGAGAATAGAGTCACCAATGATGAACCACAATTGGAAAACACTGCTTCTACTCACCTGCCTGCCCGTCGGTTGTGGTGAGAACACCAATACCAAAGTCCCACCGCAAGCGACAGTAGAGCCGACTCAGCCAGTTCAGGCAAAACCGTCGGCGCGGGAAACCTCCGCACTACTGGATCAGAGCGTGCTTGGCGAGATCGACTGGCTGGTCCGTGCCGGCTTTTATGACAAGGCTGACCTGATGCGCATCATCTGCGATGAAATTTACTACGATTCCAACCTGGACGCTGACCAGGTCTCAGCCGCCATCGATAAGCGGATCAAAGCATGGATGCAGACACAGAAAACCTGGCCCAAGGTCACCGACTGTGACAAGCTGGATCAGGTCTTCGCAAAACTGAACGAGCGGGGCATCATCGCCCTGCAGAACGCCGGCAACACACAGTCCGACGGTTACGAAATCTTCGAAGATACTCTCAAGGAGCATCCCCAGCCCACTAGCGTCATCGGTTACTGCTTTTATCACAATCAGGATCTGGAACGGGTGGTTGACGGCGATGATCTTTATCTGGCGTTTGGGCCAGTCAAAGCAGAGGACGAAAAGTCCAGAGGACCGGAAATCGGAAAAATCATCCAGCAGGAACTGGAGCAGGCTGGTCTGAAGGTCAAATGGGACGGAACTTTCAACGAACGCATCCGCGTCACTGATATGGCCTGGCAGAAACGCAACCCGGCTTGCAAACCCATTGATTTTGACATCTGAATCAATTTTGTCAGATTCTGATATTTTCCGCGCCCTCTTATCGTATTTTTCGCGTCCCGTTGACTGGAAAAAGCAGCCGAAACTCTATAACATACCTGCTTCCCTGTGAGGCTGAGATTTTCAGCCCCATTTTCCTTGAGATTCCTTCGACATAAGTCGATACAATCACAAGGGATACACCACAGGCCCAAGTGGCGGAACTGGCAGACGCGCTAGATTCAGGTTCTAGTGTCCGTAAAGGACGTGGAGGTTCGAATCCTCTCTTGGGCACCTTAATTTAAAAGGACTTACGACGTTGTCGTGAGTCCTTTTTTCATTTCCCACCTCCCCATCAGCCACAACAGCACTTCACTCCCGCCGACGTACAGTCATCATCAACCCGGGTTCTCACCGCCTCTGCCTCAAAAAACGGCATTTCCGAGAAAGACCTCCTGTTTTTAGAGCTTGCACCGGCCAGCGTCGTTTCAACCCGCCCCGAACGAAAAATACCTAAGCTGATTTTGGTATTGATTATAGCGTCACATGCATTCTTAACTGACAGACCAGGCCTCAGACTCTGGCACACCGCTTGCTTCATATATGAAGCATTCTTTTAATTTCGTGTTTGTTCATCCCTGATTTGAGGAGATCAATGTGACCATTCCGACCCATCGACGTAAAGGGTTCACCCTGATTGAACTACTGGTGGTGATTGCCATCATCGCCATTCTGATTGCCCTGTTGCTGCCAGCTGTACAACAGGCACGTGAAGCAGCCCGCCGCAGTTCCTGCAAAAACAATCTGAAACAGATTGGCCTCGCACTGCACAACTACAATGAAACCTTCTCGGTATTCCCCTACGCGACCTCCAACCCGGGTCAGTGTGGATTCAGTAATGTGACCAACCACAAAGGCTGGCTCTACCTGCTGCCTTACCTCGAACAGGCTCCCCTGTATAACCAGTTCAATTTCAGTGCAGCCACCGGTCAAAGAAACACCGGCAGCGGCACCCTGGCAGGCGGCGGTGCCATCACCAGCGGTAACGCGGCTCTCACTACCACCATCCTGCAACCGCTGCTCTGCCCGTCCGACGACGGTCAGCGTTTCTATGGAGCTGCAGATACCACCTATGGCTCCGGTGTCGCAAATACAGCCCGCACCTCTTATGACTTTGTTGTAAACGAAGCAAACTCCTGCCCGACCTGGGTCAGCATTTCGAAAACCACCCGTACCATGTTCGGTACGAACTCAGCCTGCCGGATTCGCGATGTCAAAGATGGAACCAGTAACACCGCAGCTGTCGTGGAAACGACACTGGAAGTGGTTGACGGCGTAACCAACTCCTGGGCCACCGCACAACACGTGGGCCTGGGTATCGATTTCGCTACACCTCCCAACCTCTACATCAACTACTGGAAATGCTGTGGCTGGGACAGTACTCCCTATGCCCGTACTCCCATCTTTGGACGCCTGGGTGAATGGGGTTCGCCCGGTAGTACTCACGTAGGCGGGATGCATATCCTCATGGCCGATGGTGCCGTACGGTTCATCAGCGAAAACCTGGATGCCACCACACGTCAGCGTCTGGCCTATATGTCAGATGGTCAGGTTCTGGGAGAATTCTAATCCCGGGCTGATCTCCGCCTGATACTTGAATCGCTGAAACTCGAACGACTGCAGTGGAATAATGCTGTTCTTACTGCAGTCGTTTTTTTCGTAGTGTCATCTATCAATAGAAAAACCCCTGACCGGGAAGATCCCGGTCAGGGGTGTGCTGGTTTGGTTTACCTGTTTAATTCCCGCCACAGTCGCTTAGCGACGGTAACGCCAGTCGCTGTTACTCAGACGATTCAGGTTATACAGATCCGAATCGTACGTACCACAGTCATACCGGTCATAGTGATCATAGTTATTCAGATTGGCTTTGAACGTGTTATAGTTCGTACGACTTCGGTAGTTGACGTCGTTAAACAGAGGCCGGTTCGAATAGGTGCTGTACAGGCTGTTGAGCCGATCGGTCAGCGATGAATTGTACGGAGCAGTTGTCCGGTAACGATCCAGGTAATCCCGATCATTGGCTCGATAGTACGAGTCATTATACCTCCGGTCATACCGGCTGGCTGAGTAATCGTAGCGAGTATTGTTGTTGGACTTCGAGTTGTAATAGCTGCTGGTACCACAGAAAGGTTCTGCAGCAAAAGTGACATTACTTACGAAAGTCAAAACGGCCAGTGCAGCGAATGCGATTGCGAATTTTTTCATCATTATCTCCTTTAATGTTGGGTTGTTTTAAAAGTGGCTAACTTTTTGTTGATGAAAGAATACTAATGCACTCGCCGTGCCAAACATTCTGCGATTACCCTTATGTCATTTATCTATATAGACTTATAATTTTTAGACACATCATTTCAACCACACACAAGTGTGTCATTATTGCAATACATGGGAATATATTACAATCTTTTTGACAACACGTTAATTTGCCATGCATGTGATATTGATGGCGCCGGCCCGGAGAGAGAAAGATAGCGGGAGTCGGCCTGTAAGCCGGGTTATGTCGTGAGTGGCCATTTATCTGGGACAGCAGTTGCCTGCTGCCTCGCGCGACCTACCCGAGAGTCGTACCGGATCGGGCCGATCCAGGTCCCGGCGAACCGGGACTGCTCTCTGCTTGGTCTTGCACCCGGTGGGGTTTACCTAGCCAGACCGGTCACCCGGCCTGCTGGTGCGCTCTTACCGCACCGTTTCACCCTTACCGGACCGGCGAACCGGACCGGCGGTTTGCTTTCTGTTGCACTTTCCCTGCCCTCGCGGACGGTGGGAGTTACCCACCACCGTGCCCTGTGGAGCCCGGACTTTCCTCCCCGAATCCGAAGATTCGCAGCGACCACCTGGCCGGCTCCCGCTATCAAACAGTCCAGTATAAAGTAAGTGGAACCCTTGAACTATCCCCAATTTCTGACTTTTCTAAAGAGATTGACTTTATAATGTGTGGCCAGCGGTATAGATTAATATCGAGCGGGCAATACATGAAATTCTGGTAATTAACAGCTAATAGAGGTACCAGGTATACGTTATGTTAGGTGAACTCAACCCCTGTGGAGGGGGCGATCCCATCCCGTTGCTTTCTGAAGTTCTGCTCGTGGGCCGCCGCAGCAAATGCGACATCACGCTGCAGTTCCCCAATGTCTCTTCGCATCATTGCCAGCTGGAATTCATTAACGGCTACTGGCGCATTCGTGATATGAACAGCCGTAACGGCATCAAAGTCAACGGCCAGCGCTGCGACATGAAGTGGCTCCTGCCCGGCGACAAAGTTGCGATCGCCAAGCATGAATACGAAATCAACTACACTCCGCAGTCCGATGAACCGCCGCCGGAAGAAGAGAATCCGTTCGAAATGAGCCTGATGGAAAAAGCAGGGCTGGTCAAACCGGAGCGCCGTCCGGAACGACCCATGGCCCCGCCGGCCCGGGCACCCAAAAAGATCGAACTTCCGGATGACGAGTCTAAAATGACCGACGATGAACTGGGGCTCAAATTCCTGACCGACCCGGATGACGATCAGGAAGACGCATCATGAACGTATTTCAGACGGCGCGGGAGCCGAAACCGTAGTGGCGAAGAAAAAAGGCAAAAAGATCCGGGTCGCATTCAAAAAGAATCGTCAGAAGAAGGTCCGGAAAAACAAACTCTCCAGCCACCAGGTGGATGAACACGTCGACTCGCAGTACATGGATGCCAGCGAGCGTCTCACCGGCAAAGGGGATTTAACCCGCCATCGCACCGTCATGGGAGTCGAACAGGAGACCGAGGACGGCACCGAGATTGTCATCGATATCGATGAGTCCAACTGCCTGCCCGGCCGTGTGATTCGCGCCCAGGGCCTCAACTCCGTCGTCCAGACCGCAGACGGCAACCGTTATGAATGCACCGTGCGACGCCTGGTGCGAACCATGTCCCGCGATGACCGCAATGCCGTTGTCGCCGGCGACCATGTTTTGATTCGACCCGAAGGGGATGAGTACCAGGCCGTCATCGAACGGGTCGAGCCCCGTCGCTCGTACCTCTCGCG
This DNA window, taken from Gimesia sp., encodes the following:
- a CDS encoding FHA domain-containing protein, with the protein product MLGELNPCGGGDPIPLLSEVLLVGRRSKCDITLQFPNVSSHHCQLEFINGYWRIRDMNSRNGIKVNGQRCDMKWLLPGDKVAIAKHEYEINYTPQSDEPPPEEENPFEMSLMEKAGLVKPERRPERPMAPPARAPKKIELPDDESKMTDDELGLKFLTDPDDDQEDAS